Proteins co-encoded in one Phycodurus eques isolate BA_2022a chromosome 14, UOR_Pequ_1.1, whole genome shotgun sequence genomic window:
- the kcnf1b gene encoding potassium voltage-gated channel subfamily F member 1 codes for MWTIPKPRYRSSSCGDGEPEITVNIGGVRVVLFGDVLNRYPESRLAELVNCSAAPNDELMSSLCDDFDPGRKEFYFDRDPDAFRCIIDVYYFDEIHIKRGICPICFIKEMEFWKIEQSALDECCKSDLSEKEGELREIASKVKVILEDMAEDQSATGTQRCQRFLWRLMEKPGSSFPARLVAIASFLSVLVSAVVMCVGTVPELQVTDAEGEPVEHPTLEAIETACMLWFTAEYLLRLAASPNKLDFAFSFMNIVDFMAIMPFYVVLGLTYLGTTSVMELGNVQQAVQALRIMRIARVFKLARHSSGLQTLTYALKRSLKELGLLLMYMGVGIFVFSALGYTMEQSHPETLFKSIPQSFWWAIITMTTVGYGDIYPKTTLGKCNAAVSFLCGVIAIALPIHPIINNFVVFYNKQQVLETAAKHEVELMELKSAGDAHRKDSDKDDT; via the coding sequence ATGTGGACGATCCCGAAGCCAAGATACAGAAGCAGTTCGTGTGGTGACGGTGAGCCTGAGATCACTGTGAACATCGGCGGGGTCCGCGTGGTGCTTTTCGGGGACGTTCTGAATCGTTACCCGGAGAGCAGACTGGCCGAGTTGGTGAACTGCTCAGCCGCGCCGAATGACGAACTTATGTCGTCTCTTTGTGACGACTTTGACCCCGGCCGAAAGGAGTTTTATTTCGACCGAGATCCAGATGCGTTCAGGTGCATCATCGATGTGTATTACTTCGACGAAATCCACATTAAACGCGGCATTTGCCCCATTTGTTTCATCAAGGAGATGGAGTTCTGGAAAATAGAGCAAAGTGCGTTAGATGAGTGCTGCAAAAGTGACTTGAGCGAGAAGGAGGGGGAGCTGCGGGAGATCGCGAGCAAAGTAAAGGTAATTTTGGAGGACATGGCAGAGGACCAGAGTGCAACGGGCACCCAGAGGTGCCAACGCTTCTTGTGGAGGCTCATGGAGAAACCTGGTTCCTCCTTCCCCGCGCGCCTCGTCGCCATCGCGTCCTTCCTCTCCGTCCTGGTCTCGGCGGTGGTGATGTGCGTGGGAACCGTCCCAGAATTGCAGGTAACAGACGCCGAGGGGGAGCCGGTGGAGCACCCGACTTTGGAGGCCATTGAAACGGCGTGCATGCTGTGGTTCACGGCGGAGTACCTGCTGCGCCTCGCTGCCTCGCCCAATAAGTTAGACTTTGCCTTCTCCTTCATGAACATCGTGGACTTCATGGCTATTATGCCTTTCTACGTGGTCCTCGGTCTAACCTACCTCGGCACCACCTCCGTGATGGAACTGGGCAACGTTCAGCAGGCGGTCCAGGCGCTGCGCATCATGCGCATCGCGCGTGTTTTTAAGTTGGCACGCCACTCGTCGGGACTGCAGACTCTCACGTACGCGCTGAAAAGGAGCCTCAAGGAGCTGGGGCTGCTCCTCATGTACATGGGCGTGGGGATCTTCGTGTTCTCCGCTCTGGGCTACACCATGGAGCAAAGTCACCCTGAGACTTTGTTCAAGAGCATTCCACAATCCTTCTGGTGGGCCATCATCACCATGACGACGGTGGGATACGGAGACATCTACCCCAAAACCACACTGGGCAAGTGCAACGCGGCAGTGAGCTTCCTGTGTGGGGTCATAGCCATCGCCTTACCCATACACCCCATCATTAATAACTTTGTGGTGTTCTACAACAAACAGCAAGTGTTGGAGACTGCAGCCAAGCATGAGGTGGAGCTGATGGAGCTTAAGTCTGCTGGGGATGCGCACAGAAAAGACAGCGACAAAGATGACACCTAG